CACCAGTAAAAAAAACAACCAATCTTAGAGATTCTGCATTTTTATTTATCTTTCAAAAGAATTGACGTTTGATCTAATGCACTATACTTAACATAGTGTAAATATATAAGAAATTTTAACTTAAAATGTATCGCGTCTACAATTGTGATAATTTTATTGGGAAAATTAGATACGTAGTGAACAAACGCGAATTAACTTTTAAAAAAGACAAAATTTAAGAGAGTAAGGGATTGATTGGCAAGTGCTTTAGAAGTGATGTAAGATCTTTCTACAACCTAAATTATTTATACAGCCCAAAATGTTGCTAATCATGCTTTGTAAAGATTTTTTAAAACTACAGATTTTTCTTTCTTTTTTATTTATTTTTAGCTGTGGAAAGCCATAAATTTAGAGCACTTATTTTTTGCTTTAGAAAATTTATATGTAAGTCTTTGAATCTTCTTAAACTTACAGCTAATATTCTACAGCAAAATTATCTACAGCCACAGCAAAAAAAATCTACAGATTTATTTCTAAAGCAAAAATATAAAGCTACAGCTCCTTCCAATCATCCCAACACAACTGAGACAAATACGCTGTTTATGGTTTGTATATATAGATTATATAAATGAACAATTTATAGTTCTTCAGATTCATATTTATACTAGCCTCAAAACCTGATATTTATTTTCCTGTAAGAGTACATCTTTATCTCATTAAACATAATTTTCTTAATCGTAAAAGGTATATAGTATTCCCTAGATGTCGATCTTGACACAAATCTATTTTTTTTGCGCCTACGATGACCACATTTAGCAGGGCTTCATCTGTCCAAACAAATGTGATTTTTAATGGTGCATATAGATTTGAATCACTTCCAGAATCAGCGAGATGTTATAAAACTTGTGGGATAACTGTGCGTGACATAAAACTAGTTATAATAAATCCCTAAGAAATAAAGAAACGATTTTATTTCCAAGAACTAAAACCATCAAAAGAAACAAGAACATGACTTAACACCCGAGTTCAATAAGTTATCCCATGAAACACCTATCTGAAACAAAGCCAAAGATTCAATAGTAAACAAGATGATTTAAATGCCAAAGTACCTTTTTTTAAAATTAGTGTCCACTAGAACCCAAATAACCAAGCTGCTCAATTAGCACATCAACATTTTCTTCATCATCTCCTTGAAGATCAAAATTTTGACCTTCATTTAACAAATCTTCCCAAAAACCTTCACCATAAATCTCGTTGTTCTCATCCTGGTACCTTTCTTTATGCTGTTCTTCTTCATTTCCTTTTCCCACATCCAATACCACATCTTTCTTATTGCACTGATCTCCAAGTCCCTGAATGTGCATAGCAAGTCTGTCTAACTCTGACATGTCTCCATATGTTTCTTGTTTCATGTCAAAAAACGCCGAGGAGGATCCAGCATCCTTACCATACCTTCCATAACCACCACCACCATCATCATAATCTTCCACACAAACCACATGTCTTTTCCCTTGATCGATCGGTCTTTGTCTCTTCTTGTCGATTGCTTCTTCTGTATCCTTACTCTTCTCTTTCTGCTCAATGAGTTGCTGAAGGAAATCTGGATTCTGCATTGCGCGGGCTAGGAACCTCATCATTTGTTTTTGTTTTGATTCAGTCTTCTTGAGCTTATCTTCTAACAGTGTGAGATCCATTTTGGTGCTTTGTTGTTGCTGTCTCACCTTTACCAGCTCCATCATCAGAACTTGTTTGTCTCGCCTTAGGCTATCCATCTCTCCATGTAGAACATACCTACCAACTTCTATGCAACAATTGTCTAGAGATTGTTGTTGAGAGGATGATTGAGGGGGTTGTATTTGATTATTGTTACTCGTCTTTCTTCTCCTTATTGTCTTGAGGAGATGCTTTTGCCCTCTAAGAAACCCTTCATTTGCAAACTCCCATCTATCCGGATTCACCTTTCTGAAACCCTATTTATATAATTTTATGATCAGATTCAACTCCAAACGCGGATTAATTAATCAACTTACGTAATATTAAAGCCCAAAACATTCCATACATACTCTAGCCATCTCATTTTCTAATTTGTGCATTTTATATAGAGATGAGAGTTTTCTTATAGTTATACTTCATTTCTGTATATATTATACGTTATAGACTATAGAGAGAGAAACAAATTAGTTGCATATCATATCATTCAATCAATGTTGTAGAGATTTGTCCTTGGAGACTTCTAACAAACAAATGTTGAACATTTTAATGAGCTCCGTTTCAAGAGATCTAGAAACAAAAAGACACAAAATATACAAGTGGATGTAAAGTATAATAAAATCTCGAGAGTTTTCTGAGAACAGTGATGCCCACTTGCATTTATATATGTAAACTCACGAATCCGTCAAGCAATCATGTATATTATAATTAACACTAATTAACCACTCTGATGATCTCAAAAACGCTGAAAAACACCAATCGGAAACCAAAGTGTCAAGAACTCGATTTAAATTTTGACTGCACCATATGGAAAAATCCACAAAATTAAGCATTGACCTAATATAGTTGCAGTCACCATTTGATTGTGAGTTAATAAGTATATCTCTTTAAACATAATCACACACACACATATGTATTGAGATTAGTACTTACATATGTGTTGAGCTGGCGAACAAAGCTAGATAAGTTATTATGCTTGAAGAAGATGGGAAGGAGAGTCATGGAAAAATATTCTGGATCCCAGACGATGAAGCTGTTATTGGCTTGGCTCCAAGAGACGACATGATTGGTTCTTGAATCTTCTACCAAATCATATGTCTTTGTAAGAAATGGAGGTGGGCCTGATTCGTGGAGACCTTCTATTGGTTGTGGAGAGCTCAGGGTTGTTGTTGGATCATTTGGGGCCATGGAGGTTGTGTAGAGATTAGAAGATGGTGGTGATGGAGAATCATTGAATCCTGTAGGAAACTCCTCTTTTATGAATCTATATGGAGGATCCATGTGGTTTCAATTTAAATAAATTTTGTGGGTTTAATTTCACTTGATATCACTGAGTTTGAATTTGCAATAGAGGAAAATGTGATTTGGATTAGAGAAATGGTTACTGAGATGTTTAAACTTTGGAGAATTATGCAGAGAGAGATTTTGACTGTGGAGTTTTGGGGGTGTGAAAATGAAGTATATATGGACACTACAAGAAAACAGGGGGATTCTGATGGCCGAAATCGTCGGTAATTCGTCGGAATCGGTCTATTCCGACGAAATTCCGACGAACCCGTCCGTCGGTATCGTTTCGTCGGAAAAAAAACGTTCGTCGGAATTTCGTCAGAAATTCCGACGACTTTCTGACGAATACCAAGAAACGTCATTCTGACGAACTTCCGACGATATTACGATGCAGATACACGAGACCAGAGTTCATCGGAAAAACTACGTACCGACGGAGAACGTTCCTCGGACACTTCCGACGTAGAGTGTTCCTCGGTGGATTCCGACGAACCTTGTCCGTCGGTAAATTCCGACGGATATATGTCCGTCGGTATATTCCGACGACCGTTGTCCGTCGGTATATACCCTTTTTTTTTTACAAATTAATTTTGCATTTTTATATATTTTTTGATATTAATAAATTTAAAAAATTGGAAATTTAAAACTAATAATATTATAAAATTTAAATTCATAAAAACCGAAANNNNNNNNNNNNNNNNNNNNNNNNNNNNNNNNNNNNNNNNNNNNNNNNNNNNNNNNNNNNNNNNNNNNNNNNNNNNNNNNNNNNNNNNNNNNNNNNNNNNNNNNNNNNNNNNNNNNNNNNNNNNNNNNNNNNNNNNNNNNNNNNNNNNNNNNNNNNNNNNNNNNNNNNNNNNNNNNNNNNNNNNNNNNNNNNNNNNNNNNNNNNNNNNNNNNNNNNNNNNNNNNNNNNNNNNNNNNNNNNNNNNNNNNNNNNNNNNNNNNNNNNNNNNNNNNNNNNNNNNNNNNNNNNNNNNNNNNNNNNNNNNNNNNNNNNNNNNNNNNNNNNNNNNNNNNNNNNNNNNNNNNNNNNNNNNNNNNNNNNNNNNNNNNNNNNNNNNNNNNNNNNNNNNNNNNNNNNNNNNNNNNNNNNNNNNNNNNNNNNNNNNNNNNNNNNNNNNNNNNNNNNNNNNNNNNNNNNNNNNNNNNNNNNNNNNNNNNNNNNNNNNNNNNNNNNNNNNNNNNNNNNNNNNNNNNNNNNNNNNNNNNNNNNNNNNNNNNNNNNNNNNNNNNNNNNNNNNNNNNNNNNNNNNNNNNNNNNNNNNNNNNNNNNNNNNNNNNNNNNNNNNNNNNNNNNNNNNNNNNNNNNNNNNNNNNNNNNNNNNNNNNNNNNNNNNNNNNNNNNNNNNNNNNNNNNNNNNNNNNNNNNNNNNNNNNNNNNNNNNNNNNNNNNNNNNNNNNNNNNNNNNNNNNNNNNNNNNNNNNNNNNNNNNNNNNNNNNNNNNNNNNNNNNNNNNNNNNNNNNNNNNNNNNNNNNNNNNNNNNNNNNNNNNNNNNNNNNNNNNNNNNNNNNNNNNNNNNNNNNNNNNNNNNNNNNNNNNNNNNNNNNNNNNNNNNNNNNNNNNNNNNNNNNNNNNNNNNNNNNNNNNNNNNNNNNNNNNNNNNNNNNNNNNNNNNNNNNNNNNNNNNNNNNNNNNNNNNNNNNNNNNNNNNNNNNNNNNNNNNNNNNNNNNNNNNNNNNNNNNNNNNNNNNNNNNNNNNNNNNNNNNNNNNNNNNNNNNNNNNNNNNNNNNNNNNNNNNNNNNNNNNNNNNNNNNNNNNNNNNNNNNNNNNNNNNNNNNNNNNNNNNNNNNNNNNNNNNNNNNNNNNNNNNNNNNNNNNNNNNNNNNNNNNNNNNNNNNNNNNNNNNNNNNNNNNNNNNNNNNNNNNNNNNNNNNNNNNNNNNNNNNNNNNNNNNNNNNNNNNNNNNNNNNNNNNNNNNNNNNNNNNNNNNNNNNNNNNNNNNNNNNNNNNNNNNNNNNNNNNNNNNNNNNNNNNNNNNNNNNNNNNNNNNNNNNNNNNNNNNNNNNNNNNNNNNNNNNNNNNNNNNNNNNNNNNNNNNNNNNNNNNNNNNNNNNNNNNNNNNNNNNNNNNNNNNNNNNNNNNNNNNNNNNNNNNNNNNNNNNNNNNNNNNNNNNNNNNNNNNNNNNNNNNNNNNNNNNNNNNNNNNNNNNNNNNNNNNNNNNNNNNNNNNNNNNNNNNNNNNNNNNNNNNNNNNNNNNNNNNNNNNNNNNNNNNNNNNNNNNNNNNNNNNNNNNNNNNNNNNNNNNNNNNNNNNNNNNNNNNNNNNNNNNNNNNNNNNNNNNNNNNNNNNNNNNNNNNNNNNNNNNNNNNNNNNNNNNNNNNNNNNNNNNNNNNNNNNNNNNNNNNNNNNNNNNNNNNNNNNNNNNNNNNNNNNNNNNNNNNNNNNNNNNNNNNNNNNNNNNNNNNNNNNNNNNNNNNNNNNNNNNNNNNNNNNNNNNNNNNNNNNNNNNNNNNNNNNNNNNNNNNNNNNNNNNNNNNNNNNNNNNNNNNNNNNNNNNNNNNNNNNNNNNNNNNNNNNNNNNNNNNNNNNNNNNNNNNNNNNNNNNNNNNNNNNNNNNNNNNNNNNNNNNNNNNNNNNNNNNNNNNNNNNNNNNNNNNNNNNNNNNNNNNNNNNNNNNNNNNNNNNNNNNNNNNNNNNNNNNNNNNNNNNNNNNNNNNNNNNNNNNNNNNNNNNNNNNNNNNNNNNNNNNNNNNNNNNNNNNNNNNNNNNNNNNNNNNNNNNNNNNNNNNNNNNNNNNNNNNNNNNNNNNNNNNNNNNNNNNNNNNNNNNNNNNNNNNNNNNNNNNNNNNNNNNNNNNNNNNNNNNNNNNNNNNNNNNNNNNNNNNNNNNNNNNNNNNNNNNNNNNNNNNNNNNNNNNNNNNNNNNNNNNNNNNNNNNNNNNNNNNNNNNNNNNNNNNNNNNNNNNNNNNNNNNNNNNNNNNNNNNNNNNNNNNNNNNNNNNNNNNNNNNNNNNNNNNNNNNNNNNNNNNNNNNNNNNNNNNNNNNNNNNNNNNNNNNNNNNNNNNNNNNNNNNNNNNNNNNNNNNNNNNNNNNNNNNNNNNNNNNNNNNNNNNNNNNNNNNNNNNNNNNNNNNNNNNNNNNNNNNNNNNNNNNNNNNNNNNNNNNNNNNNNNNNNNNNNNNNNNNNNNNNNNNNNNNNNNNNNNNNNNNNNNNNNNNNNNNNNNNNNNNNNNNNNNNNNNNNNNNNNNNNNNNNNNNNNNNNNNNNNNNNNNNNNNNNNNNNNNNNNNNNNNNNNNNNNNNNNNNNNNNNNNNNNNNNNNNNNNNNNNNNNNNNNNNNNNNNNNNNNNNNNNNNNNNNNNNNNNNNNNNNNNNNNNNNNNNNNNNNNNNNNNNNNNNNNNNNNNNNNNNNNNNNNNNNNNNNNNNNNNNNNNNNNNNNNNNNNNNNNNNNNNNNNNNNNNNNNNNNNNNNNNNNNNNNNNNNNNNNNNNNNNNNNNNNNNNNNNNNNNNNNNNNNNNNNNNNNNNNNNNNNNNNNNNNNNNNNNNNNNNNNNNNNNNNNNNNNNNNNNNNNNNNNNNNNNNNNNNNNNNNNNNNNNNNNNNNNNNNNNNNNNNNNNNNNNNNNNNNNNNNNNNNNNNNNNNNNNNNNNNNNNNNNNNNNNNNNNNNNNNNNNNNNNNNNNNNNNNNNNNNNNNNNNNNNNNNNNNNNNNNNNNNNNNNNNNNNNNNNNNNNNNNNNNNNNNNNNNNNNNNNNNNNNNNNNNNNNNNNNNNNNNNNNNNNNNNNNNNNNNNNNNNNNNNNNNNNNNNNNNNNNNNNNNNNNNNNNNNNNNNNNNNNNNNNNNNNNNNNNNNNNNNNNNNNNNNNNNNNNNNNNNNNNNNNNNNNNNNNNNNNNNNNNNNNNNNNNNNNNNNNNNNNNNNNNNNNNNNNNNNNNNNNNNNNNNNNNNNNNNNNNNNNNNNNNNNNNNNNNNNNNNNNNNNNNNNNNNNNNNNNNNNNNNNNNNNNNNNNNNNNNNNNNNNNNNNNNNNNNNNNNNNNNNNNNNNNNNNNNNNNNNNNNNNNNNNNNNNNNNNNNNNNNNNNNNNNNNNNN
This sequence is a window from Brassica oleracea var. oleracea cultivar TO1000 chromosome C1, BOL, whole genome shotgun sequence. Protein-coding genes within it:
- the LOC106296523 gene encoding heat stress transcription factor A-6b-like, producing MDPPYRFIKEEFPTGFNDSPSPPSSNLYTTSMAPNDPTTTLSSPQPIEGLHESGPPPFLTKTYDLVEDSRTNHVVSWSQANNSFIVWDPEYFSMTLLPIFFKHNNLSSFVRQLNTYGFRKVNPDRWEFANEGFLRGQKHLLKTIRRRKTSNNNQIQPPQSSSQQQSLDNCCIEVGRYVLHGEMDSLRRDKQVLMMELVKVRQQQQSTKMDLTLLEDKLKKTESKQKQMMRFLARAMQNPDFLQQLIEQKEKSKDTEEAIDKKRQRPIDQGKRHVVCVEDYDDGGGGYGRYGKDAGSSSAFFDMKQETYGDMSELDRLAMHIQGLGDQCNKKDVVLDVGKGNEEEQHKERYQDENNEIYGEGFWEDLLNEGQNFDLQGDDEENVDVLIEQLGYLGSSGH